A stretch of Bombus huntii isolate Logan2020A chromosome 7, iyBomHunt1.1, whole genome shotgun sequence DNA encodes these proteins:
- the LOC126867658 gene encoding magnesium transporter NIPA2 isoform X3, which produces MSRVTKIAVDTQLYDATNFYTGLGLAISSSGFIGASFIIKKKALIRLQRRGALRASSGGFGYLKEWMWWTGLLSMAVGETANFAAYAFAPASLVTPLGALSVLISAILASKYLNEKLNLLGKIGCLLCILGSTVLVIHSPKGEEISTLNELLDKVKDPGYIIYVLIVIVCSILIIFYFGPAYGNQNIMIYICLCSSIGSLTVTSCKGLGLALKETILGFNNGFTNWLTWAFLFSAILCISVQMNYLNRSLDLYETTIVTPIYYVVFTTLVIIASAILFREWENMSAEDILGSSCGFLTVITAIFLLNAFKEIDISYENIRHMLQPKRKLLISSNNQWSDRDEERLITRLLHLMN; this is translated from the exons atgagCAGAGTAACAAAAATTGCGGTTGATACACAGTTATATGAtgcaacaaatttttacacaGGTTTAGGTTTAGCAATTAGTTCTAGTGGTTTTATAG gTGCCAGttttatcattaaaaaaaaggCATTGATTAGATTACAAAGGCGTGGTGCATTACGAGCTTCATCCGGAGGATTTGGCTATTTAAAAGAATGGATGTGGTGGACTGGTCTTCTTTCAA TGGCGGTAGGAGAAACAGCAAATTTTGCTGCTTATGCATTTGCACCAGCTTCATTGGTTACTCCTTTAGGAGCACTTAGCGTTTTAATATCTGCAATATTGGCATCAAAATATCTAAATGAGAAGCTTAATTTGCTAGGAAAG ATTGGTTGCCTTTTATGCATCTTAGGTTCCACAGTTCTTGTAATTCACTCTCCAAAAGGAGAAGAAATCAGTACATTAAATGAGCTTTTAGATAAGGTTAAAGATCCAggatatattatttatgtattaattGTAATAGTATGCAgtattttgattattttttattttggtCCTGCTTATGGAAATCAAAATATCatgatatatatttgtctGTGTTCATCCATTGGTTCATTGACCGTTACAAGTTGTAAAGGATTAGGACTGGCTTTAAAAGAAACCATTCTTGGATTTAATAATGGATTTACGAACTGGTTGACATGGGCCTTTTTATTTAGCGCTATACTCTGTATCAGCGTACAAATGAATTATTTGAATAGATCCCTCGACTTATATGAAACCACAATTGTAACACCTATTTATTATGTAGTTTTCACAACATTAGTAATAATTGCATCTGCAATATTATTCAGGGAATGGGAAAATATGAGTGCTGAGGATATCTTGGGTTCATCTTGTGGTTTTTTAACTGTAATAACTgcaatatttctattaaatgcATTTAAGGAAATAGACATATCTTATGAGAATATCAGGCATATGCTGCAGCCTAAAAGAAAGTTGCTCATAAGTAGTAACAATCAGTGGAGCGACAGGGATGAAGAGAGATTAATAACAAG gTTATTGCATTTGATGAATTAA
- the LOC126867658 gene encoding magnesium transporter NIPA2 isoform X1: MSRVTKIAVDTQLYDATNFYTGLGLAISSSGFIGASFIIKKKALIRLQRRGALRASSGGFGYLKEWMWWTGLLSMAVGETANFAAYAFAPASLVTPLGALSVLISAILASKYLNEKLNLLGKIGCLLCILGSTVLVIHSPKGEEISTLNELLDKVKDPGYIIYVLIVIVCSILIIFYFGPAYGNQNIMIYICLCSSIGSLTVTSCKGLGLALKETILGFNNGFTNWLTWAFLFSAILCISVQMNYLNRSLDLYETTIVTPIYYVVFTTLVIIASAILFREWENMSAEDILGSSCGFLTVITAIFLLNAFKEIDISYENIRHMLQPKRKLLISSNNQWSDRDEERLITRFDINTYKLRRKHSTMATYSLHHIGKCENKGSYCI; this comes from the exons atgagCAGAGTAACAAAAATTGCGGTTGATACACAGTTATATGAtgcaacaaatttttacacaGGTTTAGGTTTAGCAATTAGTTCTAGTGGTTTTATAG gTGCCAGttttatcattaaaaaaaaggCATTGATTAGATTACAAAGGCGTGGTGCATTACGAGCTTCATCCGGAGGATTTGGCTATTTAAAAGAATGGATGTGGTGGACTGGTCTTCTTTCAA TGGCGGTAGGAGAAACAGCAAATTTTGCTGCTTATGCATTTGCACCAGCTTCATTGGTTACTCCTTTAGGAGCACTTAGCGTTTTAATATCTGCAATATTGGCATCAAAATATCTAAATGAGAAGCTTAATTTGCTAGGAAAG ATTGGTTGCCTTTTATGCATCTTAGGTTCCACAGTTCTTGTAATTCACTCTCCAAAAGGAGAAGAAATCAGTACATTAAATGAGCTTTTAGATAAGGTTAAAGATCCAggatatattatttatgtattaattGTAATAGTATGCAgtattttgattattttttattttggtCCTGCTTATGGAAATCAAAATATCatgatatatatttgtctGTGTTCATCCATTGGTTCATTGACCGTTACAAGTTGTAAAGGATTAGGACTGGCTTTAAAAGAAACCATTCTTGGATTTAATAATGGATTTACGAACTGGTTGACATGGGCCTTTTTATTTAGCGCTATACTCTGTATCAGCGTACAAATGAATTATTTGAATAGATCCCTCGACTTATATGAAACCACAATTGTAACACCTATTTATTATGTAGTTTTCACAACATTAGTAATAATTGCATCTGCAATATTATTCAGGGAATGGGAAAATATGAGTGCTGAGGATATCTTGGGTTCATCTTGTGGTTTTTTAACTGTAATAACTgcaatatttctattaaatgcATTTAAGGAAATAGACATATCTTATGAGAATATCAGGCATATGCTGCAGCCTAAAAGAAAGTTGCTCATAAGTAGTAACAATCAGTGGAGCGACAGGGATGAAGAGAGATTAATAACAAG ATTCGACATAAATACGTATAAACTGAGACGAAAACATTCCACAATGGCAACGTATTCACTGCATCACATTGGAAAATGTGAAAATAAAGGAA gTTATTGCATTTGA
- the LOC126867662 gene encoding protein cornichon produces MAFSLAAFSYIVALIVDAILIIFAIFHVIAFDELKTGYKNPIEQCNSLNSLVIPEYGLHILINILFLISSQWLSLLLNMPLIIYHLWQYYHRPIMSKPGLYDPTSIMSAQALKIHQREGWSKLTFYLLSFFYYLYG; encoded by the exons ATGGCGTTCAGTTTAGCCGCTTTTTCATATATCGTGGCCTTAATTGTAGATgctattttgatcatttttgcaatatttcat gTTATTGCATTTGATGAATTAAAAACTGGTTATAAAAATCCGATTGAACAATGCAATAGTTTAAATTCG CTAGTTATTCCAGAATATGGATTACACATTTTAATCaacattttatttctaattagTAGTCAATGGCTTTCATTGCTTTTAAATATGCCATTGATAATATATCACTTGTGGCAATATTATCATAGACCTATCATGTCTAAACCAGGTCTTTATGATCCCACTAGTATAATGAGTGCTCAAGCTCTTAAAATTCATCAAAGGGAAGGATGGAGTAAACTtacattttatcttttatcatttttttactatttatatgGGTAA
- the LOC126867658 gene encoding magnesium transporter NIPA2 isoform X2: MSRVTKIAVDTQLYDATNFYTGLGLAISSSGFIGASFIIKKKALIRLQRRGALRASSGGFGYLKEWMWWTGLLSMAVGETANFAAYAFAPASLVTPLGALSVLISAILASKYLNEKLNLLGKIGCLLCILGSTVLVIHSPKGEEISTLNELLDKVKDPGYIIYVLIVIVCSILIIFYFGPAYGNQNIMIYICLCSSIGSLTVTSCKGLGLALKETILGFNNGFTNWLTWAFLFSAILCISVQMNYLNRSLDLYETTIVTPIYYVVFTTLVIIASAILFREWENMSAEDILGSSCGFLTVITAIFLLNAFKEIDISYENIRHMLQPKRKLLISSNNQWSDRDEERLITSYFDKIAF; this comes from the exons atgagCAGAGTAACAAAAATTGCGGTTGATACACAGTTATATGAtgcaacaaatttttacacaGGTTTAGGTTTAGCAATTAGTTCTAGTGGTTTTATAG gTGCCAGttttatcattaaaaaaaaggCATTGATTAGATTACAAAGGCGTGGTGCATTACGAGCTTCATCCGGAGGATTTGGCTATTTAAAAGAATGGATGTGGTGGACTGGTCTTCTTTCAA TGGCGGTAGGAGAAACAGCAAATTTTGCTGCTTATGCATTTGCACCAGCTTCATTGGTTACTCCTTTAGGAGCACTTAGCGTTTTAATATCTGCAATATTGGCATCAAAATATCTAAATGAGAAGCTTAATTTGCTAGGAAAG ATTGGTTGCCTTTTATGCATCTTAGGTTCCACAGTTCTTGTAATTCACTCTCCAAAAGGAGAAGAAATCAGTACATTAAATGAGCTTTTAGATAAGGTTAAAGATCCAggatatattatttatgtattaattGTAATAGTATGCAgtattttgattattttttattttggtCCTGCTTATGGAAATCAAAATATCatgatatatatttgtctGTGTTCATCCATTGGTTCATTGACCGTTACAAGTTGTAAAGGATTAGGACTGGCTTTAAAAGAAACCATTCTTGGATTTAATAATGGATTTACGAACTGGTTGACATGGGCCTTTTTATTTAGCGCTATACTCTGTATCAGCGTACAAATGAATTATTTGAATAGATCCCTCGACTTATATGAAACCACAATTGTAACACCTATTTATTATGTAGTTTTCACAACATTAGTAATAATTGCATCTGCAATATTATTCAGGGAATGGGAAAATATGAGTGCTGAGGATATCTTGGGTTCATCTTGTGGTTTTTTAACTGTAATAACTgcaatatttctattaaatgcATTTAAGGAAATAGACATATCTTATGAGAATATCAGGCATATGCTGCAGCCTAAAAGAAAGTTGCTCATAAGTAGTAACAATCAGTGGAGCGACAGGGATGAAGAGAGATTAATAACAAG ttattttgataaaattgcATTCTGA